One stretch of Castor canadensis chromosome 12, mCasCan1.hap1v2, whole genome shotgun sequence DNA includes these proteins:
- the Sh2d6 gene encoding SH2 domain-containing protein 6 isoform X4 → MQNFEQKKDKLIGTKARLGPPLPPPRGIDAPAWREDAPSPLPTSRTWRNRHPFLKAQEEEEEEDKYELPPCGALPFSLTPVHLSDTEEASLYLDCSGSQDPSKPLPAPARGLLTTHPTLGYHVPVKAAMNQQLAVKQAHVFGRRGLGALSRVFPGPAKNPNEDIYVECEPDPAPALTKPLMYPVPLPRTSVVPRPTMAPQEDHNGTVDSNSKGSAPNREAPYLGPKITSHLEVTQGLAGRRPSFSLTAPTGSSSAAEDGSLLAQPWYSGNCDRQAVEKALLHFQKDGAYTVRPSAGPHGSQPFTLAVFLRGRVFNIPIQQVDGGRHYALGREGKNHKEET, encoded by the exons ATGCAAAACTTTGAACAGAAGAAG GACAAGCTCATTGGGACCAAGGCCCG GTTGGGACCACCCCTTCCACCTCCCCGAGGCATAG ATGCCCCTGCTTGGAGAGAAGATGCCCCATCTCCCTTGCCTACTTCAAGGACCTGGAGAAACAGG CATCCCTTCTTGAAGgcccaggaggaggaagaagaggaggataaATATGAGCTGCCCCCCTGTGGGGCTCTGCCCTTCAGTCTGACCCCTGTGCACCTCTCTGACACTGAGGAGGCCTCCTTGTACCTAG ATTGCTCTGGCTCCCAGGATCCATCCAAGCCACTGCCAGCCCCTGCAAGAGGCCTCCTGACAACTCACCCCACCCTAGGCTACCATGTCCCG GTAAAGGCAGCAATGAACCAGCAGCTGGCTGTGAAACAGGCACATGTCTTTGGGAGGCGAG GGCTGGGTGCACTGTCTAGAGTG TTTCCAGGCCCTGCAAAGAACCCTAATGAGGACATCTACGTGGAGTGTGAGCCTGATCCAG CCCCAGCTTTGACTAAACCCCTGATGTATCCAGTTCCTCTGCCAAGGACATCTGTGGTGCCCAG GCCCACCATGGCTCCCCAAGAAGATCACAAT ggaACAGTGGATAGCAACTCTAAAG GGTCTGCACCAAATAGGGAAGCTCCCTATCTGGGCCCCAAGATCACATCTCACTTGGAAGTCACACAAGGCCTGGCTG GAAGGAGACCATCATTTTCTCTAACAGCCCCCACTGGGAGCAGCTCAGCTGCTGAG gatggCAGCCTGCTGGCTCAGCCTTGGTACTCAGGGAACTGTGACCGTCAAGCTGTTGAGAAAGCTCTACTCCACTTCCAAAAG GATGGGGCTTACACAGTGCGCCCCAGCGCAGGGCCTCATGGCTCCCAGCCCTTCACCCTGGCTGTGTTCCTCCGAGGCCGGGTCTTCAACATTCCCATCCAGCAGGTAGATGGTGGACGGCACTATGCCCTGGGTCGAGAGGGCAAGAACCATAAAGAG GAAACCTGA
- the Sh2d6 gene encoding SH2 domain-containing protein 6 isoform X1 codes for MQNFEQKKDKLIGTKARLGPPLPPPRGIDAPAWREDAPSPLPTSRTWRNRHPFLKAQEEEEEEDKYELPPCGALPFSLTPVHLSDTEEASLYLDCSGSQDPSKPLPAPARGLLTTHPTLGYHVPVKAAMNQQLAVKQAHVFGRRGLGALSRVFPGPAKNPNEDIYVECEPDPAPALTKPLMYPVPLPRTSVVPRPTMAPQEDHNGTVDSNSKGSAPNREAPYLGPKITSHLEVTQGLAGRRPSFSLTAPTGSSSAAEDGSLLAQPWYSGNCDRQAVEKALLHFQKDGAYTVRPSAGPHGSQPFTLAVFLRGRVFNIPIQQVDGGRHYALGREGKNHKELFSSVVAMVQHYVRHPLPLVDRHSGSRELTCLLFPTKP; via the exons ATGCAAAACTTTGAACAGAAGAAG GACAAGCTCATTGGGACCAAGGCCCG GTTGGGACCACCCCTTCCACCTCCCCGAGGCATAG ATGCCCCTGCTTGGAGAGAAGATGCCCCATCTCCCTTGCCTACTTCAAGGACCTGGAGAAACAGG CATCCCTTCTTGAAGgcccaggaggaggaagaagaggaggataaATATGAGCTGCCCCCCTGTGGGGCTCTGCCCTTCAGTCTGACCCCTGTGCACCTCTCTGACACTGAGGAGGCCTCCTTGTACCTAG ATTGCTCTGGCTCCCAGGATCCATCCAAGCCACTGCCAGCCCCTGCAAGAGGCCTCCTGACAACTCACCCCACCCTAGGCTACCATGTCCCG GTAAAGGCAGCAATGAACCAGCAGCTGGCTGTGAAACAGGCACATGTCTTTGGGAGGCGAG GGCTGGGTGCACTGTCTAGAGTG TTTCCAGGCCCTGCAAAGAACCCTAATGAGGACATCTACGTGGAGTGTGAGCCTGATCCAG CCCCAGCTTTGACTAAACCCCTGATGTATCCAGTTCCTCTGCCAAGGACATCTGTGGTGCCCAG GCCCACCATGGCTCCCCAAGAAGATCACAAT ggaACAGTGGATAGCAACTCTAAAG GGTCTGCACCAAATAGGGAAGCTCCCTATCTGGGCCCCAAGATCACATCTCACTTGGAAGTCACACAAGGCCTGGCTG GAAGGAGACCATCATTTTCTCTAACAGCCCCCACTGGGAGCAGCTCAGCTGCTGAG gatggCAGCCTGCTGGCTCAGCCTTGGTACTCAGGGAACTGTGACCGTCAAGCTGTTGAGAAAGCTCTACTCCACTTCCAAAAG GATGGGGCTTACACAGTGCGCCCCAGCGCAGGGCCTCATGGCTCCCAGCCCTTCACCCTGGCTGTGTTCCTCCGAGGCCGGGTCTTCAACATTCCCATCCAGCAGGTAGATGGTGGACGGCACTATGCCCTGGGTCGAGAGGGCAAGAACCATAAAGAG CTCTTCTCTTCCGTGGTCGCCATGGTCCAGCACTATGTGAGGCACCCCTTGCCCCTCGTGGACAGACACAGTGGTAGCCGAGAACTCACCTGCCTGCTCTTTCCCACCAAGCCCTGA
- the Sh2d6 gene encoding SH2 domain-containing protein 6 isoform X5, giving the protein MQNFEQKKDKLIGTKARLGPPLPPPRGIDAPAWREDAPSPLPTSRTWRNRHPFLKAQEEEEEEDKYELPPCGALPFSLTPVHLSDTEEASLYLDCSGSQDPSKPLPAPARGLLTTHPTLGYHVPVKAAMNQQLAVKQAHVFGRRGLGALSRVFPGPAKNPNEDIYVECEPDPAPALTKPLMYPVPLPRTSVVPRPTMAPQEDHNGTVDSNSKGSAPNREAPYLGPKITSHLEVTQGLAGRRPSFSLTAPTGSSSAAEDGSLLAQPWYSGNCDRQAVEKALLHFQKLFSSVVAMVQHYVRHPLPLVDRHSGSRELTCLLFPTKP; this is encoded by the exons ATGCAAAACTTTGAACAGAAGAAG GACAAGCTCATTGGGACCAAGGCCCG GTTGGGACCACCCCTTCCACCTCCCCGAGGCATAG ATGCCCCTGCTTGGAGAGAAGATGCCCCATCTCCCTTGCCTACTTCAAGGACCTGGAGAAACAGG CATCCCTTCTTGAAGgcccaggaggaggaagaagaggaggataaATATGAGCTGCCCCCCTGTGGGGCTCTGCCCTTCAGTCTGACCCCTGTGCACCTCTCTGACACTGAGGAGGCCTCCTTGTACCTAG ATTGCTCTGGCTCCCAGGATCCATCCAAGCCACTGCCAGCCCCTGCAAGAGGCCTCCTGACAACTCACCCCACCCTAGGCTACCATGTCCCG GTAAAGGCAGCAATGAACCAGCAGCTGGCTGTGAAACAGGCACATGTCTTTGGGAGGCGAG GGCTGGGTGCACTGTCTAGAGTG TTTCCAGGCCCTGCAAAGAACCCTAATGAGGACATCTACGTGGAGTGTGAGCCTGATCCAG CCCCAGCTTTGACTAAACCCCTGATGTATCCAGTTCCTCTGCCAAGGACATCTGTGGTGCCCAG GCCCACCATGGCTCCCCAAGAAGATCACAAT ggaACAGTGGATAGCAACTCTAAAG GGTCTGCACCAAATAGGGAAGCTCCCTATCTGGGCCCCAAGATCACATCTCACTTGGAAGTCACACAAGGCCTGGCTG GAAGGAGACCATCATTTTCTCTAACAGCCCCCACTGGGAGCAGCTCAGCTGCTGAG gatggCAGCCTGCTGGCTCAGCCTTGGTACTCAGGGAACTGTGACCGTCAAGCTGTTGAGAAAGCTCTACTCCACTTCCAAAAG CTCTTCTCTTCCGTGGTCGCCATGGTCCAGCACTATGTGAGGCACCCCTTGCCCCTCGTGGACAGACACAGTGGTAGCCGAGAACTCACCTGCCTGCTCTTTCCCACCAAGCCCTGA
- the Sh2d6 gene encoding SH2 domain-containing protein 6 isoform X6: MQNFEQKKDKLIGTKARLGPPLPPPRGIDAPAWREDAPSPLPTSRTWRNRHPFLKAQEEEEEEDKYELPPCGALPFSLTPVHLSDTEEASLYLDCSGSQDPSKPLPAPARGLLTTHPTLGYHVPVKAAMNQQLAVKQAHVFGRRGLGALSRVFPGPAKNPNEDIYVECEPDPAPALTKPLMYPVPLPRTSVVPRPTMAPQEDHNGTVDSNSKGRRPSFSLTAPTGSSSAAEDGAYTVRPSAGPHGSQPFTLAVFLRGRVFNIPIQQVDGGRHYALGREGKNHKELFSSVVAMVQHYVRHPLPLVDRHSGSRELTCLLFPTKP; this comes from the exons ATGCAAAACTTTGAACAGAAGAAG GACAAGCTCATTGGGACCAAGGCCCG GTTGGGACCACCCCTTCCACCTCCCCGAGGCATAG ATGCCCCTGCTTGGAGAGAAGATGCCCCATCTCCCTTGCCTACTTCAAGGACCTGGAGAAACAGG CATCCCTTCTTGAAGgcccaggaggaggaagaagaggaggataaATATGAGCTGCCCCCCTGTGGGGCTCTGCCCTTCAGTCTGACCCCTGTGCACCTCTCTGACACTGAGGAGGCCTCCTTGTACCTAG ATTGCTCTGGCTCCCAGGATCCATCCAAGCCACTGCCAGCCCCTGCAAGAGGCCTCCTGACAACTCACCCCACCCTAGGCTACCATGTCCCG GTAAAGGCAGCAATGAACCAGCAGCTGGCTGTGAAACAGGCACATGTCTTTGGGAGGCGAG GGCTGGGTGCACTGTCTAGAGTG TTTCCAGGCCCTGCAAAGAACCCTAATGAGGACATCTACGTGGAGTGTGAGCCTGATCCAG CCCCAGCTTTGACTAAACCCCTGATGTATCCAGTTCCTCTGCCAAGGACATCTGTGGTGCCCAG GCCCACCATGGCTCCCCAAGAAGATCACAAT ggaACAGTGGATAGCAACTCTAAAG GAAGGAGACCATCATTTTCTCTAACAGCCCCCACTGGGAGCAGCTCAGCTGCTGAG GATGGGGCTTACACAGTGCGCCCCAGCGCAGGGCCTCATGGCTCCCAGCCCTTCACCCTGGCTGTGTTCCTCCGAGGCCGGGTCTTCAACATTCCCATCCAGCAGGTAGATGGTGGACGGCACTATGCCCTGGGTCGAGAGGGCAAGAACCATAAAGAG CTCTTCTCTTCCGTGGTCGCCATGGTCCAGCACTATGTGAGGCACCCCTTGCCCCTCGTGGACAGACACAGTGGTAGCCGAGAACTCACCTGCCTGCTCTTTCCCACCAAGCCCTGA
- the Sh2d6 gene encoding SH2 domain-containing protein 6 isoform X3 gives MQNFEQKKDKLIGTKARLGPPLPPPRGIDAPAWREDAPSPLPTSRTWRNRHPFLKAQEEEEEEDKYELPPCGALPFSLTPVHLSDTEEASLYLDCSGSQDPSKPLPAPARGLLTTHPTLGYHVPVKAAMNQQLAVKQAHVFGRRGLGALSRVFPGPAKNPNEDIYVECEPDPAPALTKPLMYPVPLPRTSVVPRPTMAPQEDHNGTVDSNSKGSAPNREAPYLGPKITSHLEVTQGLAGRRPSFSLTAPTGSSSAAEDGAYTVRPSAGPHGSQPFTLAVFLRGRVFNIPIQQVDGGRHYALGREGKNHKELFSSVVAMVQHYVRHPLPLVDRHSGSRELTCLLFPTKP, from the exons ATGCAAAACTTTGAACAGAAGAAG GACAAGCTCATTGGGACCAAGGCCCG GTTGGGACCACCCCTTCCACCTCCCCGAGGCATAG ATGCCCCTGCTTGGAGAGAAGATGCCCCATCTCCCTTGCCTACTTCAAGGACCTGGAGAAACAGG CATCCCTTCTTGAAGgcccaggaggaggaagaagaggaggataaATATGAGCTGCCCCCCTGTGGGGCTCTGCCCTTCAGTCTGACCCCTGTGCACCTCTCTGACACTGAGGAGGCCTCCTTGTACCTAG ATTGCTCTGGCTCCCAGGATCCATCCAAGCCACTGCCAGCCCCTGCAAGAGGCCTCCTGACAACTCACCCCACCCTAGGCTACCATGTCCCG GTAAAGGCAGCAATGAACCAGCAGCTGGCTGTGAAACAGGCACATGTCTTTGGGAGGCGAG GGCTGGGTGCACTGTCTAGAGTG TTTCCAGGCCCTGCAAAGAACCCTAATGAGGACATCTACGTGGAGTGTGAGCCTGATCCAG CCCCAGCTTTGACTAAACCCCTGATGTATCCAGTTCCTCTGCCAAGGACATCTGTGGTGCCCAG GCCCACCATGGCTCCCCAAGAAGATCACAAT ggaACAGTGGATAGCAACTCTAAAG GGTCTGCACCAAATAGGGAAGCTCCCTATCTGGGCCCCAAGATCACATCTCACTTGGAAGTCACACAAGGCCTGGCTG GAAGGAGACCATCATTTTCTCTAACAGCCCCCACTGGGAGCAGCTCAGCTGCTGAG GATGGGGCTTACACAGTGCGCCCCAGCGCAGGGCCTCATGGCTCCCAGCCCTTCACCCTGGCTGTGTTCCTCCGAGGCCGGGTCTTCAACATTCCCATCCAGCAGGTAGATGGTGGACGGCACTATGCCCTGGGTCGAGAGGGCAAGAACCATAAAGAG CTCTTCTCTTCCGTGGTCGCCATGGTCCAGCACTATGTGAGGCACCCCTTGCCCCTCGTGGACAGACACAGTGGTAGCCGAGAACTCACCTGCCTGCTCTTTCCCACCAAGCCCTGA
- the Sh2d6 gene encoding SH2 domain-containing protein 6 isoform X2 yields the protein MQNFEQKKDKLIGTKARLGPPLPPPRGIDAPAWREDAPSPLPTSRTWRNRHPFLKAQEEEEEEDKYELPPCGALPFSLTPVHLSDTEEASLYLDCSGSQDPSKPLPAPARGLLTTHPTLGYHVPVKAAMNQQLAVKQAHVFGRRGLGALSRVFPGPAKNPNEDIYVECEPDPAPALTKPLMYPVPLPRTSVVPRPTMAPQEDHNGTVDSNSKGRRPSFSLTAPTGSSSAAEDGSLLAQPWYSGNCDRQAVEKALLHFQKDGAYTVRPSAGPHGSQPFTLAVFLRGRVFNIPIQQVDGGRHYALGREGKNHKELFSSVVAMVQHYVRHPLPLVDRHSGSRELTCLLFPTKP from the exons ATGCAAAACTTTGAACAGAAGAAG GACAAGCTCATTGGGACCAAGGCCCG GTTGGGACCACCCCTTCCACCTCCCCGAGGCATAG ATGCCCCTGCTTGGAGAGAAGATGCCCCATCTCCCTTGCCTACTTCAAGGACCTGGAGAAACAGG CATCCCTTCTTGAAGgcccaggaggaggaagaagaggaggataaATATGAGCTGCCCCCCTGTGGGGCTCTGCCCTTCAGTCTGACCCCTGTGCACCTCTCTGACACTGAGGAGGCCTCCTTGTACCTAG ATTGCTCTGGCTCCCAGGATCCATCCAAGCCACTGCCAGCCCCTGCAAGAGGCCTCCTGACAACTCACCCCACCCTAGGCTACCATGTCCCG GTAAAGGCAGCAATGAACCAGCAGCTGGCTGTGAAACAGGCACATGTCTTTGGGAGGCGAG GGCTGGGTGCACTGTCTAGAGTG TTTCCAGGCCCTGCAAAGAACCCTAATGAGGACATCTACGTGGAGTGTGAGCCTGATCCAG CCCCAGCTTTGACTAAACCCCTGATGTATCCAGTTCCTCTGCCAAGGACATCTGTGGTGCCCAG GCCCACCATGGCTCCCCAAGAAGATCACAAT ggaACAGTGGATAGCAACTCTAAAG GAAGGAGACCATCATTTTCTCTAACAGCCCCCACTGGGAGCAGCTCAGCTGCTGAG gatggCAGCCTGCTGGCTCAGCCTTGGTACTCAGGGAACTGTGACCGTCAAGCTGTTGAGAAAGCTCTACTCCACTTCCAAAAG GATGGGGCTTACACAGTGCGCCCCAGCGCAGGGCCTCATGGCTCCCAGCCCTTCACCCTGGCTGTGTTCCTCCGAGGCCGGGTCTTCAACATTCCCATCCAGCAGGTAGATGGTGGACGGCACTATGCCCTGGGTCGAGAGGGCAAGAACCATAAAGAG CTCTTCTCTTCCGTGGTCGCCATGGTCCAGCACTATGTGAGGCACCCCTTGCCCCTCGTGGACAGACACAGTGGTAGCCGAGAACTCACCTGCCTGCTCTTTCCCACCAAGCCCTGA